In Zygosaccharomyces rouxii strain CBS732 chromosome D complete sequence, one DNA window encodes the following:
- the NCA2 gene encoding Nca2p (similar to uniprot|Q12374 Saccharomyces cerevisiae YPR155C NCA2 Protein involved in regulation of mitochondrial expression of subunits 6 (Atp6p) and 8 (Atp8p) of the Fo-F1 ATP synthase functions with Nca3p) encodes MITDKYVLESLDKLSQRGSPSEQLESYIQSVSRSIQQGKYRRISLPIKTLKEIKEDSLTVNYVAILCYYVLTNECLLKLPRAYEAVRYFKSAQSSQRNQLLYSLQTAPERLWKSLPGLPKHPIRSDLLSRLTQCEDFANRYTESLGRLMVEFRAGDQLPPKEELQRRLNALSQFLQLDSVNIVEILQATEKLTEGIGSATTAVTRNVPPVKPPSFVTRYWPAAFLALCYGPTSLMALWQSRETIKRFVQENVIDFVRGLIINWVYTPLRQVWATVRHDDDSSIAVMSQGTLSSESSSLTRMIVHFMQENTSQPLNEEQLVSQVEKGDLTQFLKIYETQLEHPVRNIASGALIRSLLIQIQKTKVDGSLALNGIDRMLQSQQLVFGVVALSPALVIIYTLTTSAYRLCKIGRLWSYESQHKEILSRSLNNAERLLNYDGVEAEESYWNQGLLAIEVTTVYQMGLTLLPRNMRKEWTRDVAELTDPKLSLRSRLNVVYRIYHTYSKYF; translated from the coding sequence ATGATAACTGATAAGTACGTATTAGAATcattggataaattgtCACAACGGGGATCCCCCAGTGAACAATTAGAGTCTTATATTCAAAGTGTTTCTCGATCTATTCAACAGGGCAAATACCGTCGAATCTCATTGCCAATTAAAACTTTAAAAGAGATTAAGGAAGACTCATTGACAGTTAACTATGTGGCCATACTTTGCTATTACGTACTGACCAATGAATGTCTATTAAAACTACCACGAGCTTATGAAGCTGTTCgttatttcaaatctgcCCAAAGCTCACAACGTAACCAATTGCTATATTCCCTACAAACAGCACCTGAACGTCTTTGGAAATCGTTACCAGGTTTGCCCAAACATCCAATAAGATCTGATTTACTTAGTAGATTAACCCAATGTGAAGACTTTGCCAACCGTTATACAGAGTCCCTTGGTCGTCTTATGGTGGAATTCCGTGCAGGAGATCAGTTACCGCCAAAAGAAGAGTTACAACGCAGGTTAAATGCATTAAGCCAATTTCTACAATTAGATTCTGTTAACATTGTTGAGATTTTACAAGCCACTGAAAAGCTTACAGAGGGAATTGGCAGTGCTACTACTGCCGTCACTAGAAATGTACCACCGGTGAAACCACCAAGTTTTGTTACTAGGTATTGGCCAGCTGCCTTCTTGGCACTATGTTACGGTCCAACTTCTTTAATGGCATTATGGCAGTCTCGTGAAACTATTAAACGGTTTGTACAAGAGAATGTTATTGACTTTGTCAGGGGGCTTATTATCAATTGGGTCTACACGCCATTGAGACAGGTTTGGGCTACTGTGCgtcatgatgatgatagtaGTATAGCCGTAATGTCACAAGGAACATTATCATcagaatcatcatcattaacaAGAATGATAGTTCATTTTATGCAAGAAAATACGAGTCAGCCTttgaatgaagaacaattagTATCACAAGTGGAAAAAGGAGATTTAACCCAGTTTTTAAAAATCTATGAAACTCAATTAGAACATCCTGTTCGGAACATTGCATCTGGTGCACTAATACGTTCGTTATTAATTCAAATACAGAAGACCAAAGTTGATGGTTCACTCGCGCTTAATGGTATAGATCGCATGTTACAATCTCAACAACTCGTCTTTGGTGTAGTTGCACTTTCACCAGCACTGGTAATTATCTATACCTTAACGACTTCTGCATATCGTCTCTGCAAAATCGGTAGATTGTGGTCATATGAATCTCAACATAAGGAAATCTTGAGCAGGAGTTTAAACAATGCTGAAAGATTGTTGAATTACGATGGAGTGGAAGCCGAAGAATCTTATTGGAATCAAGGTTTATTGGCAATAGAAGTTACGACTGTTTACCAAATGGGATTAACCTTACTCCCTCGTAATATGCGTAAAGAATGGACAAGAGACGTGGCAGAATTAACGGACCCTAAATTGAGCCTCCGCAGTAGATTAAACGTGGTCTATAGAATCTATCATACATACAGCAAGTACTTTTAA
- a CDS encoding SH3 domain-containing protein (weakly similar to uniprot|Q06449 Saccharomyces cerevisiae YPR154W PIN3 Protein that induces appearance of [PIN ] prion when overproduced), with translation MGGEFVEAIYRFDPQQEGDLALHPGDKIEVLEKPSPEWFRGRCNGRVGMFPSNYVKPAFSGGFDRPAAPPPPQYDQKAMASQPSGGNAMWQQPSPYPPPSTNYYQPPPPQQQQPQPMVVQQEQGKRHHGLGKFGSKLGNAAIFGAGATLGSDLINSIF, from the coding sequence ATGGGTGGTGAATTTGTGGAAGCTATTTACAGATTTGATCCTCAACAGGAGGGTGACTTAGCATTACATCCAGGTGATAAGATTgaagttttggaaaaacCATCTCCAGAATGGTTTAGAGGTAGATGCAACGGTAGAGTTGGTATGTTCCCATCCAACTATGTGAAACCAGCATTTAGCGGTGGATTTGACAGACCTGCAGCCCCACCTCCACCACAATACGATCAAAAGGCCATGGCCTCACAACctagtggtggtaatgcTATGTGGCAACAACCATCTCCATACCCACCTCCATCTACTAACTACTACcaaccaccaccaccacagcaacaacagccaCAACCTATGGTTGTCCAGCAAGAACAGGGCAAGCGCCATCACGGTTTGGGTAAATTTGGTAGTAAGTTGGGTAATGCTGCCATCTTCGGTGCTGGTGCCACGTTGGGTAGTGATTTGATTAATTCCATCTTCTAA
- the MAY24 gene encoding May24p (similar to uniprot|Q06HN0 Saccharomyces cerevisiae YPR153W Hypothetical ORF), giving the protein MRSFITTNDVPVGYETPSFPSLYWPTESRTSLHVIYDVSAIWKFTLYWSLIFNFGFYALTGLWASFSHRKQAGGLWIMALYCTYGGVQGVAVGTITGFLIGNIYSSGLFSMSTWIPFCCAVAQVLYDFTASFSSSASIL; this is encoded by the coding sequence ATGAGATCTtttattaccaccaacGACGTCCCCGTTGGCTACGAAACCCCTTCATTCCCATCGCTTTATTGGCCTACAGAAAGCAGGACTTCATTACACGTTATTTATGACGTTAGTGCTATTTGGAAATTCACATTATACTGGTCATTaatattcaattttggGTTTTACGCATTAACAGGGTTATGGGCAAGTTTTTCACATAGAAAGCAAGCAGGTGGATTATGGATAATGGCGCTTTATTGCACATATGGAGGTGTACAAGGAGTTGCAGTTGGTACAATTACAGGATTTTTGATTGGTAACATCTATTCATCGGGACTTTTCTCAATGTCGACATGGATTCCTTTTTGTTGTGCGGTTGCTCAAGTCTTATACGATTTTACAGCTAGTTTTAGTAGTTCCGCATCAATACTGTAA
- the PRE9 gene encoding proteasome core particle subunit alpha 3 (highly similar to uniprot|P23638 Saccharomyces cerevisiae YGR135W PRE9 20S proteasome beta-type subunit the only nonessential 20S subunit), producing MGSRRYDSRTTIFSPEGRLYQVEYALESISHAGTAIGIMAEDGIVLAAERKVTSKLLEQDTSTEKLYRLNDKIVVAVAGLTSDAEILINTARIHAQNYLKTYNEDIPVEILVKRLSDIKQGYTQHGGLRPFGVSFIYAGYDDRYGYQLYTSNPSGNYTGWKAISVGANTSAAQTLLQVDYKDDIKVDGAIELALKTLSKTTDSSALTYDRVEFATIKLGENGKLYQKVFKPEEIQTLLVKNGITKAGEDEDEE from the coding sequence atggGATCCAGAAGATACGATTCAAGAACTACTATCTTTTCACCCGAGGGTCGTCTATACCAAGTGGAATATGCATTAGAATCTATCTCACATGCTGGTACTGCCATTGGTATCATGGCTGAAGATGGAATTGTACTTGCAGCCGAAAGGAAAGTTACTAGCAAACTTCTGGAACAAGATACTTCAACGGAAAAGCTTTACAGGTTGAATGACAAGATTGTAGTTGCGGTGGCGGGTCTTACATCAGACGCTGAAATTCTAATAAACACTGCTAGAATCCATGCTCAAAACTATCTCAAAACTTACAACGAAGATATACCTGTagaaattttggtgaaaaggttAAGTGATATTAAACAAGGTTATACTCAACATGGTGGTTTAAGACCTTTTGGTGTTTCCTTCATTTACGCAGGTTATGATGATCGTTATGGTTACCAATTGTATACGTCAAATCCTTCAGGTAATTACACCGGTTGGAAAGCCATTAGTGTGGGCGCTAATACTTCAGCTGCTCAAACCCTACTACAAGTAGACTATAAAGATGATATTAAGGTTGATGGTGCTATTGAATTAGCTCTAAAGACTCTGTCAAAAACAACAGATTCTAGTGCTCTTACTTACGATAGGGTCGAATTCGCTACTATTAAATTGggtgaaaatggtaaattgtACCAAAAAGTGTTCAAACCTGAAGAAATCCAAACTCTATTGGTAAAAAATGGTATCACCAAGgctggtgaagatgaagatgaagaataa
- the URN1 gene encoding Urn1p (similar to uniprot|Q06525 Saccharomyces cerevisiae YPR152C), with product MARIWREYVAPDGRKYYYNAVTKQSTWHKPESLDEMDENRGVKRFKKIESKPHVALELYHGWHLVICDTGKKFYYNVETNESAWNLPDEGSRNLIDALDKNKLVALIGLARGYSPGGLHIYEELVTDLVKLRQEREAKRAEGDQEKDEATGEEVKDEDEEKDKANGEEVKEEDRDQNDGEDNDAQNGLVAGYSSSSESEDEGEGEGEGEEPLNIPITESVEEPVDISGDKKALWDLFTRYDLNPYSAWPFEMKKIRDDPDFLRVLDDSVREDVFEEWCAHAISGDQVEPVDEIKSEDFDEEEDLEPTKYHYLAHIVSKSNITPTTIFMDIKNDNKSSFKKYNIKDFLTSKKDQESFVSKLLFYYKRMKLEERKEVFVQLLKQNGKTIEENLSNDMDKVRHCLAQEIDSNDPYAVETKLFKMEKFMGLWGNLSDLVEEPKYYILGIRDKMLELNDYLKIYV from the coding sequence ATGGCTCGTATCTGGCGCGAATACGTTGCTCCTGATGGTAGGAAATACTATTACAATGCTGTTACCAAACAATCTACTTGGCATAAGCCAGAATCccttgatgaaatggatgAGAATAGAGGagtgaaaagattcaaaaaaattgaatcaaaacCACATGTAGCTTTGGAGCTATACCACGGTTGGCACCTAGTAATCTGTGATACTGGCAAGAAGTTTTATTACAATGTAGAAACCAACGAATCTGCTTGGAATCTTCCTGATGAAGGAAGTCGAAATCTAATTGATGCCTTGgataaaaataaattaGTGGCACTAATAGGATTGGCAAGAGGTTATTCACCTGGTGGATTGCACATTTATGAGGAATTGGTAACggatttggtaaaattgaGACAGGAAAGAGAAGCTAAGAGGGCAGAAGGAGATCAAGAGAAAGACGAAGCAACTGGGGAAGAGGtaaaggatgaagatgaagagaaagaCAAAGCAAATGGGGAAGAGgtaaaggaagaagatcgGGATCAGAATGATGGGGAGGATAATGATGCGCAAAATGGCTTAGTTGCAGGGTATAGTTCATCGTCAgaaagtgaagatgaaggtgaaggtgaaggtgaaggcGAGGAGCCGCTGAATATTCCAATAACGGAATCTGTCGAAGAACCTGTAGATATCTCTGGGGATAAAAAGGCACTATGGGATTTATTCACCAGGTATGACTTAAATCCTTATTCAGCTTGGCCatttgaaatgaaaaaaattcgtGATGATCCTGATTTCCTCAGAGTTTTAGATGATTCAGTTAGAGAGGatgtatttgaagaatggTGTGCACATGCTATATCGGGAGACCAAGTTGAGCCAGTGGATGAGATAAAATCGgaagattttgatgaagaggaggatcTTGAACCCACAAAGTACCATTATTTGGCTCATATTGTTTCTAAATCAAATATTACTCCGACAACGATATTCATGGatattaaaaatgataacaaatcttcattcaaaaaatataatattAAAGATTTTCTTACCTCCAAGAAAGATCAGGAATCATTTGTCTCGAAACtgttattttattataaaAGGATGAAGttggaagaaagaaaagaagtatTCGTCCAGCTTTTAAAACAAAACGGTAAGACGATCGAAGAAAACCTTTCTAATGACATGGATAAGGTGCGACACTGTCTGGCTCAAGAAATCGACTCTAATGATCCATATGCTGTAGAGACAAAACTTTTCaagatggaaaaattcatggGACTATGGGGGAATTTATCGGATTTAGTGGAAGAACCCAAATACTATATTTTGGGCATTCGTGACAAAATGCTAGAATTGAACGATTATTTAAAAATATATGTATAG
- the CAF130 gene encoding CCR4-NOT core subunit CAF130 (similar to uniprot|P53280 Saccharomyces cerevisiae YGR134W CAF130 Part of the evolutionarily-conserved CCR4-NOT transcriptional regulatory complex involved in controlling mRNA initiation elongation and degradation) — protein sequence MVKKRKSKTNSSNVTESAFNGNGNNINKEEYIPLGALKDEDMLDLKMISLEELLAERELDYDARFEFLDRLLRDSKSWKDPQLKYSLLLEMVIVALLTTRAGLSVLALLKPSGSNPSIPKCISNQRKWLAQVERKGKLHSDLISQWQSDDDIFLKFLHFLLKNEDVWLPCENVNQCEWKVPLSFLIQSKYRAAELILDPSYNLLVDYFLAVVPLCEKWLRRAISYGNGVHLKRTVINYNRVYDFSGYFTWYTLQTRGSNHPFVSQQILFDLIDSDDKEIEAVSQIESNDQEERIQIIDQIRSAIQDISSASLNSGFYGDEDRSALEEYSDNYHHQVNQNEQVFSFDLNQDGSLELPNLMSHAAVRHEILMKVLKLNNSSSPLLQLQFKIVAGLVDPLTQPAPNDKHVISLDLLYQMFLGFLTPEIQQTLEFEEGCDWRFHVCFNMQKIIDASLVRLNFDDFERLNSINNSDDNVDWRSQLDKWLPHGFNTQDLELICMVDIIAVYTIYKLYEHLPIQLNPFLSSLISLWKNLTCVILLGLEIDRIEEELETFDTPLMVRATIRGAAALRAIVATVLNGHVEATKHDIKHESLNTFMSPHGRKLCQGALYAELRSHAAALLALGSELEDVTSLFSDLQPGDRFDEDVRYMFEYEFEDYNDLSSREEDYSGFDKYDDYTDSSKTHARKGFGRRCNCIFDDDEMLEDEDYENEYEGHKAPKQILPQQNPTTSVSMSTTGKPHAIRSGGSFEFDYSGKDWRDIPRMSNLYYSPNYHFVEDLDPNTIISLTNKATKQSLSKIESLLLLGSVATCVKNEQDEIVLGNITELHHQNGSRGSQVIDKLKDISPDDIYEMWCKDSTFEKMVYCNHEVAWRLMDEMLMCSGFRRVLIWFITHMELNHSLIHYIFELVMGLRKSFDENNENDNGDESISEMTKEAPEVRTSLPFSRQGSIQLSSIETKMLLQEFFTNAAIFLTEKSKEWIGEEPMEDEATINDGENGNVSLYAVGLMKLICLMVRAFIKKGKFDFRESECVFELQTLLMNWIAIIPEAKDLFFELKALVAEVHSDPMDDEELSNNPPDSNKKLSSMVENDNINGNEAVDSEYNRKLISLLSPVMHRKEENAAVVALRNFIKKYSFDTTVPLIGRKVVYEGNEILPLPESETPMSLLDYLVDNYPPNVEHYE from the coding sequence ATGGTTAAGAAGCGGAAGTCGAAGACtaatagtagtaatgtTACAGAATCTGCATTCAacggtaatggtaataacaTTAATAAGGAAGAATATATACCTTTAGGGGCtttaaaagatgaagacaTGTTAGATTTAAAGATGATTTCACTGGAAGAACTATTAGCTGAACGTGAATTAGATTACGATGCTCGTTTCGAATTTTTAGATAGGTTATTAAGGGACTCAAAGAGCTGGAAAGATCCACAGTTGAAATATTCGTTGTTATTAGAAATGGTTATAGTGGCTCTCTTAACAACAAGAGCTGGTCTTTCAGTTTTAGCACTTTTAAAACCGTCTGGTTCAAATCCatcaattccaaaatgTATTTCGAATCAGCGTAAATGGCTAGCACAAGTCGAAAGAAAGGGCAAATTACATTCTGATTTGATATCCCAATGGCaaagtgatgatgatatctttttaaaatttttgcattttctactcaagaatgaagatgtaTGGTTACCTTGTGAAAATGTTAACCAGTGTGAGTGGAAAGTACCGCTATCGTTTTTGATACAATCCAAATATAGAGCAGCAGAATTGATTTTAGACCCCAGTTACAACTTATTGGTAGATTATTTCTTAGCAGTGGTACCACTTTGTGAAAAATGGCTTAGAAGAGCCATTTCATACGGTAATGGCGTTCATTTAAAACGCACAGTGATTAATTACAATCGAGTTTATGATTTCTCAGGTTATTTCACCTGGTACACTTTACAAACAAGAGGTTCCAACCATCCCTTCGTGTCTCAACAAATTTTGTTCGATTTGATTGACTCTGACGATAAAGAAATAGAAGCGGTTTCGCAAATCGAATCCAACGATCAGGAGGAGAGGATACAAATAATAGATCAAATACGTTCTGCTATTCAAGATATTTCCTCGGCGTCATTGAATAGTGGATTCTATGGCGATGAAGATCGTTCTGCTCTTGAAGAATACTCAGACAactatcatcatcaagTGAATCAAAATGAGCAAgttttttcatttgatttAAATCAGGATGGGTCATTGGAATTGCCCAATTTAATGTCTCACGCAGCAGTGCGACATGAAATTCTAATGaaagttttaaaattgaataattcatcttcaccattattacaattacaatttaAAATAGTTGCCGGACTAGTGGATCCTTTGACTCAACCGGCACCTAATGATAAACACGTTATATCTCTCGATTTATTGTATCAGATGTTTTTGGGATTTTTGACACCTGAAATTCAGCAAACTCTAGAATTCGAAGAAGGTTGTGATTGGAGATTCCATGTTTGTTTTAATATGCAAAAGATTATTGATGCCTCTTTGGTTAGATTAAACTTTGACGATTTTGAGCGGCTAAATTCGATTAACAATAGCGACGATAACGTCGATTGGAGAAGTCAGCTGGATAAATGGTTACCGCATGGATTTAATACTCAGGATTTAGAACTCATCTGCATGGTAGACATCATTGCCGTTTACACAATATACAAATTATATGAACATTTGCCAATACAACTAAATCCTTTCCTATCATCACTCATATCGTtatggaaaaatttgaccTGTGTCATTCTCCTTGGTTTAGAAATTGATCGTATCGAAGAAGAACTCGAGACGTTTGACACACCTTTAATGGTACGTGCTACTATTCGTGGTGCTGCTGCCCTAAGGGCCATTGTAGCTACGGTGTTGAACGGTCACGTTGAGGCTACTAAGCATGATATCAAGCACGAATCATTGAACACTTTCATGTCTCCTCACGGAAGAAAGCTTTGTCAAGGTGCGCTCTACGCTGAACTAAGATCACATGCAGCTGCTCTATTAGCACTTGGTTCTGAACTCGAAGATGTCACAAGCCTTTTCTCAGATTTACAACCGGGCGACCGTTTCGACGAAGATGTCAGATACATGTTCGAGTATGAGTTTGAAGATTATAACGATCTTTCatcaagagaagaagattacTCAGGATTCGACAAATATGACGATTACACAGATAGTTCGAAGACTCATGCGCGTAAAGGATTTGGTAGAAGATGTAACTGCATTtttgatgacgatgaaatGTTAGAGGATGAGGATTATGAAAACGAATACGAAGGTCATAAAGCTCCAAAACAAATTCTACCACAACAAAACCCAACTACATCAGTGTCAATGTCAACGACAGGTAAACCCCATGCAATTAGGTCTGGAGgttcatttgaatttgacTACAGTGGAAAAGATTGGAGAGATATTCCTCGGATGTCTAATCTTTACTACTCACCAAACTACCATTTCgttgaagatttagatcCGAACACAATTATTTCTTTGACAAACAAAGCTACCAAACAAAGTCTCAGCAAGATAGAATCATTACTTCTCTTAGGCTCTGTGGCTACCTGTGTGAAAAACGagcaagatgaaattgtcTTAGGTAACATTACAGAGcttcatcaccaaaatGGTAGCCGCGGTTCTCAAGTTATTgacaaattgaaagatatTTCACCTGATGATATTTACGAGATGTGGTGTAAAGATTCGACTTTCGAAAAAATGGTATATTGTAATCACGAAGTTGCATGGAGACTGATGGATGAAATGTTGATGTGTAGTGGGTTTCGTAGAGTTCTCATATGGTTTATTACCCACATGGAATTAAATCACTCTTTGATTCACTACATTTTTGAACTGGTAATGGGCCTAAGGAAATCttttgatgaaaacaaCGAAAATGATAATGGGGACGAATCAATAAGCGAAATGACCAAGGAGGCCCCTGAAGTACGAACTTCTTTGCCTTTTTCAAGACAAGGTTCGATACAGTTGTCCAGCATTGAAACTAAAATgcttttacaagaatttttcacaaatgCCGCCATCTTTTTGACGGAGAAATCCAAGGAGTGGATAGGTGAAGAACCtatggaagatgaagctacCATTAACGATGGTGAAAATGGCAATGTGTCTCTTTATGCAGTAGGCCtcatgaaattaatttgCCTGATGGTCAGAGCTTTCATTAAAAAGGGTAAGTTTGATTTCCGTGAATCTGAATGTGTCTTTGAATTGCAAACGcttttgatgaattggattgCCATTATACCGGAGGCCAAAGatttattctttgaattgaaaGCTCTGGTAGCAGAAGTGCATAGCGATCCAatggatgatgaagagttGAGTAACAATCCACCAGATTCTAATAAGAAGTTATCTAGTATGgttgaaaatgataatattaatgGGAATGAGGCTGTTGATTCGGAGTACAATCGAAAGCTAATAAGTCTTTTATCACCCGTTATGCATCGCAAGGAGGAAAATGCTGCTGTGGTAGCGTTGAGGAATTTCATTAAAAAATATTCCTTTGATACTACTGTTCCGCTAATAGGGCGTAAGGTAGTCTACGAAGGTAATGAGATTTTACCTCTGCCCGAATCTGAGACTCCAATGAGTCTCCTTGATTATCTGGTAGATAACTATCCTCCTAACGTCGAGCACTACGAGTAG
- the SUE1 gene encoding Sue1p (similar to gnl|GLV|CAGL0L08426g Candida glabrata CAGL0L08426g and weakly similar to YPR151C uniprot|Q06524 Saccharomyces cerevisiae YPR151C SUE1 Mitochondrial protein required for degradation of unstable forms of cytochrome c) produces MMSKRLFSTATIRSFKRKCCSSDIFRSMPRVPTTQFLESRELTRDILFSGYRPVMYPVKENPLFKERTRNGELTDELQSRHNSGLRQGRTQEEEKESGEEYSVIAGPRGCGGIASGGASGTWRNGAKMPSKLLPYSWWSTTSMGMEFFPEWEGVPRHVVRKLKPFDRGHDTLDILESIKVNGNPK; encoded by the coding sequence ATGATGAGTAAACGGCTGTTTAGTACTGCTACTATTCGTAGCTTCAAGAGAAAGTGCTGTTCGAGTGATATATTTAGATCTATGCCTCGGGTACCAACTACACAATTTTTAGAATCAAGAGAGTTAACGAGGGATATCCTATTTAGTGGTTATAGACCTGTCATGTATCCGGTAAAGGAGAATccacttttcaaagaacGCACGAGAAATGGGGAATTAACAGACGAGCTACAAAGTCGCCATAACAGTGGACTACGACAAGGGAGGACCCaggaagaggaaaaggaaagTGGAGAAGAATATAGCGTTATTGCGGGTCCTCGAGGTTGCGGTGGTATTGCGTCTGGTGGTGCAAGTGGTACGTGGAGAAACGGTGCAAAAATGCCAAGTAAATTATTACCATACAGTTGGTGGTCGACTACGTCTATGGGTATGGAATTTTTCCCCGAGTGGGAAGGTGTTCCTAGGCATGTGGTTAGGAAACTGAAGCCGTTTGATCGTGGACACGATACCTTAGACATACTAGAATCTATAAAGGTTAATGGGAATCCGAAGTAG
- a CDS encoding RidA family protein (some similarities with uniprot|P40185 Saccharomyces cerevisiae YIL051C MMF1): MRKGYYYLEYGTTKLCKTTVGTASNMSRVDWNQLGTSNPLLSPAFVVSSAHHLVFTSGCLGTDDQDQLPECPAEQTKNAFENLSKVLEASGSSLSSVIKVLLFVKDPALVPVVNRIYQKYFPEKPARSCIVVAFPNPKVQVELECVAVTKSRESKL, from the coding sequence atgagaaaGGGTTACTACTACTTGGAATACGGTACTACAAAGCTTTGTAAAACTACAGTAGGAACAGCATCGAATATGTCAAGAGTTGACTGGAATCAATTGGGTACTTCAAATCCTCTTCTATCACCTGCATTTGTGGTTTCCTCTGCTCACCATTTGGTATTTACATCCGGATGTCTAGGTACTGAtgatcaagatcaattgcCCGAATGTCCAGCTGAACAGActaaaaatgcatttgaaaatttgtcaaaagttttggagGCAAGTGGTTCATCATTGAGCAGTGTAATCAAGGTGCTACTATTTGTAAAGGATCCTGCGTTGGTTCCAGTTGTTAATCGAATCTATCAAAAGTACTTCCCCGAGAAGCCTGCGAGAAGCTGTATCGTAGTAGCATTTCCAAATCCCAAAGTTCAGGTGGAATTAGAATGTGTAGCTGTAACTAAATCTAGAGAATCTAAATTATGA
- the PEX4 gene encoding E2 ubiquitin-protein ligase peroxin 4 (similar to uniprot|P29340 Saccharomyces cerevisiae YGR133W PEX4 Involved in peroxisome biogenesis Member of ubiquitin-conjugating protein family) → MSRAAKEYKTITKVLKEGDEVYSQLIVGMEPKEDLTRWEALIRGPSGTPYEGCNFRLHLSLPQEYPMSPPYVKFEPYAMPHANVDFRTGEICLDILTKQHWSPAWDLLHVVQAIGQLLDEPVSSSPLNVDIANILKANDMNAYYGLVHYYIKS, encoded by the coding sequence atgtcaaGAGCAGCTAAAGAGTACAAGACCATTACcaaagttttgaaagaaggCGATGAGGTTTACAGTCAATTGATTGTTGGCATGGAGCCTAAGGAAGATTTAACGAGGTGGGAAGCTCTTATAAGAGGACCAAGTGGGACGCCTTATGAAGGTTGTAATTTCCGACTACATCTGTCACTGCCTCAAGAATATCCTATGTCTCCACCATATGTAAAATTTGAGCCATATGCAATGCCTCATGCCAATGTAGACTTCCGTACTGGGGAGATTTGTCTAGATATTTTAACCAAACAGCATTGGTCACCTGCGTGGGATCTTCTACATGTCGTGCAAGCAATTGGTCAATTACTAGATGAACCAGTATCCTCATCACCTCTTAATGTCGACATTGCGAATATTTTAAAGGCTAATGATATGAATGCTTACTATGGATTAGTCCATTATTATATAAAAtcttaa